Proteins found in one Muntiacus reevesi chromosome 2, mMunRee1.1, whole genome shotgun sequence genomic segment:
- the CCN5 gene encoding CCN family member 5 produces MRGTFQTHLLAFSLLCLLSKVCAQLCPTPCACPWPPPQCPPGVPLVLDGCNCCRVCARRLGEPCDHLHVCDPSQGLVCQPGAGPGGRGAVCLWGEDDGSCEVNGRLYRDGETFQPHCRLRCRCEDGGFTCVPLCSEDVRLPSWDCPHPRRVEVPGRCCPEWVCDQGAGLGVQPLPAQGSQFSGLVAPPAPGVSCPEWSTAWGPCSTTCGLGVATRVSNQNRFCRLETQRRLCVLGPCPPARGLSPRRRAF; encoded by the exons ATGAGAGGCACATTTCAGACCCAcctcctcgccttctccctcctctgcctcctctccaaG GTGTGCGCCCAGCTGTGCCCCACACCATGCGCCTGTCCCTGGCCACCACCCCAGTGCCCACCGGGGGTGCCCCTGGTTCTGGACGGCTGCAACTGCTGCCGGGTGTGTGCGCGGCGGCTGGGGGAACCCTGCGACCATCTCCACGTCTGCGACCCCAGCCAGGGCCTGGTCTGCCAGCCCGGGGCGGGCCCTGGAGGCCGGGGGGCCGTGTGCCTCT GGGGAGAGGATGACGGCAGCTGCGAGGTGAACGGGCGCCTCTACCGGGACGGGGAAACCTTTCAGCCACACTGCAGGCTCCGCTGCCGCTGCGAGGACGGCGGCTTCACGTGTGTGCCCCTGTGCAGCGAGGACGTGCGGCTCCCCAGCTGGGACTGTCCGCACCCCAGGAGGGTGGAGGTCCCGGGCAGGTGCTGCCCGGAGTGGGTGTGCGACCAGGGAGCGGGGCTGGGGGTCCAGCCGCTCCCAGCCCAAG gaTCCCAGTTTTCTGGCCTTGtcgctcccccagcccctggcgtCTCCTGCCCGGAATGGAGCACCGCCTGGGGTCCCTGCTCGACCACCTGCGGCCTGGGCGTGGCCACCCGAGTGTCCAATCAGAACCGCTTCTGCCGCCTGGAGACCCAGCGCCGCCTCTGCGTACTGGGGCCCTGCCCACCCGCCAGGGGCCTCAGCCCAAGGAGAAGAGCCTTTTAG